From a region of the Candidatus Binatia bacterium genome:
- a CDS encoding tRNA (guanosine(46)-N7)-methyltransferase TrmB, with protein sequence MSHALWQAVFGNAHPVEIEIGAGTGTFLLPAAAANRATNYFGIENARRRAGDLQCAIADGGLHNARAIHGDATCIVAHLVPAASVRAYHVYFPDPWWKRRHHRRRLFTPALAHDLARTLEPDGTLYVATDVPMVIEVVHATLAAVPAFALAPQRSSPRPGVTIFERKGLARGAKIYEAAFANRTAGNAPYTSSAAPMTPAESPS encoded by the coding sequence ATGAGTCATGCGCTCTGGCAGGCCGTCTTCGGAAACGCCCATCCGGTAGAGATCGAGATCGGGGCGGGCACCGGCACGTTCCTGCTGCCGGCGGCGGCGGCCAACCGGGCCACGAATTACTTCGGCATCGAGAATGCGCGGCGGCGTGCCGGCGACCTGCAATGTGCGATCGCGGACGGCGGTCTGCACAATGCCCGCGCCATCCATGGCGATGCCACCTGTATTGTCGCCCACCTGGTGCCGGCCGCCTCGGTGCGCGCCTACCACGTGTATTTTCCCGATCCCTGGTGGAAACGGCGCCATCATCGACGCCGTCTCTTCACCCCGGCGCTCGCTCACGACCTGGCGCGGACGCTCGAACCCGACGGCACCCTGTACGTCGCCACCGACGTGCCCATGGTGATCGAAGTCGTCCACGCGACGCTGGCCGCCGTCCCCGCGTTCGCGCTCGCACCGCAGCGCTCGTCGCCGCGCCCGGGCGTGACGATATTCGAGCGCAAGGGCCTGGCCCGGGGCGCGAAGATTTACGAGGCGGCCTTCGCAAACCGGACCGCCGGCAACGCGCCCTACACCAGCAGCGCGGCGCCGATGACGCCGGCCGAGTCGCCGAGCTGA
- a CDS encoding SDR family oxidoreductase — MMRRGQVAVVTGGAHRLGASIVLALARAGCDVVVNYRSSAGGAAATVAAAQATGVRALAVPGDMSSAADVDRLLNETVAAYGRVDVLVANAGVFLRTPIEALTEADWDAILDGNLRTAFLCAHRFGLHMRRHAGGAIVTIADVAAQRPWADYLPYSVAKAGVVALTLGLAKALAPGVRVNAIAPGPVLLPDDFDPAHRQREIDRTLLRRQGRADNVADAVVALVANDYITGVVLPVDGGRSIVST, encoded by the coding sequence ATGATGCGCCGCGGACAAGTCGCCGTGGTCACCGGCGGCGCGCATCGCCTCGGGGCGTCGATCGTGCTGGCGCTGGCTCGCGCCGGCTGCGACGTCGTCGTCAATTACCGCAGCAGTGCCGGCGGCGCCGCCGCCACCGTCGCGGCGGCGCAGGCGACCGGCGTACGCGCCCTGGCCGTGCCCGGAGACATGTCCTCGGCCGCCGACGTCGACCGGTTGCTGAACGAGACCGTCGCGGCCTACGGCCGGGTCGACGTTCTCGTCGCCAACGCCGGCGTGTTCCTGCGCACGCCGATCGAAGCGCTTACGGAAGCCGACTGGGACGCCATACTCGACGGCAACCTGCGCACGGCCTTCCTCTGTGCCCACCGCTTCGGCTTGCACATGCGGCGGCACGCCGGCGGGGCCATCGTGACCATCGCGGACGTCGCCGCGCAGCGGCCGTGGGCGGACTACCTCCCCTACTCCGTCGCCAAGGCCGGCGTCGTCGCGCTCACGCTCGGCCTCGCCAAGGCGCTCGCTCCAGGTGTGCGCGTCAACGCTATCGCACCGGGCCCGGTCCTGCTGCCGGACGATTTCGATCCCGCTCACCGGCAACGCGAGATCGACCGCACGTTGTTGCGCCGCCAGGGGCGCGCCGACAATGTCGCCGATGCGGTCGTAGCCCTGGTCGCCAACGACTACATCACCGGCGTCGTGCTGCCCGTCGATGGCGGACGGTCCATCGTCTCGACATGA
- a CDS encoding CoA ester lyase, which translates to MRNPRQFFHPLAIGAPEPMPEIPVKPSRMIHFFDPSNPKMAAKIPELGRKADILLGNLEDAIAADKKIDAREGLVKIGRDVDFGNTPLWTRINSLDSPWVLDDLVRLVGEIGNRIEVVMVPKVEGPWDIHYIDRLLAQLEAKHSIGRPILVHAILETALGVTNVEEICAASPRMQGVSFGPADLAASRRMKTTRVGGGHPAYLVRSDPDRAKPEAPRPTAQQDPWHYSIARMVDACTASGALPFYGPFGDIADGLGCEDQFRAAFLLGCVGAWSLHPSQIDIARKVFSPPVEEVAFARKVLEAMPDGRGVMMLDGKMQDDATWKQCKVMVNLARMLAEKDADLAAAYGF; encoded by the coding sequence ATGCGTAATCCGAGGCAGTTCTTTCACCCGCTCGCCATTGGTGCGCCCGAGCCCATGCCGGAAATCCCGGTCAAGCCGTCGCGCATGATCCATTTCTTCGATCCCAGCAACCCGAAGATGGCGGCGAAGATACCGGAGCTTGGGAGGAAGGCGGACATCCTGCTCGGCAACCTCGAAGACGCGATCGCGGCCGACAAGAAGATCGATGCGCGCGAAGGCCTGGTGAAGATCGGCCGCGACGTCGACTTCGGCAACACGCCGCTGTGGACCCGGATCAACAGCCTCGACAGTCCATGGGTTCTCGACGATCTGGTGCGCCTCGTGGGCGAGATCGGCAACCGGATCGAAGTCGTCATGGTTCCCAAGGTCGAGGGTCCGTGGGACATCCACTACATCGACCGCCTGCTCGCGCAGCTCGAAGCCAAGCACAGCATTGGACGTCCCATCCTGGTGCACGCGATTCTGGAGACCGCGCTGGGAGTAACCAACGTCGAGGAGATCTGCGCTGCCAGCCCGCGCATGCAGGGGGTGAGCTTCGGACCGGCCGATCTCGCCGCCTCACGGCGCATGAAGACCACTCGTGTCGGCGGCGGCCACCCGGCCTATCTCGTGCGCAGCGACCCGGACCGCGCCAAACCGGAAGCGCCGCGCCCGACCGCGCAACAGGACCCGTGGCACTACTCGATCGCCCGCATGGTCGACGCCTGTACGGCCAGCGGGGCGCTGCCGTTTTACGGACCCTTCGGCGACATAGCCGACGGTCTCGGCTGCGAGGATCAGTTCCGGGCCGCGTTCCTGCTCGGCTGCGTCGGCGCATGGTCGCTGCACCCGAGCCAGATCGATATCGCCAGGAAGGTGTTCAGCCCGCCGGTCGAGGAAGTCGCCTTCGCTCGCAAGGTGCTCGAAGCGATGCCGGACGGCCGTGGAGTCATGATGCTCGACGGCAAGATGCAGGACGACGCCACCTGGAAGCAGTGCAAGGTCATGGTCAACCTCGCCCGGATGCTGGCGGAGAAGGACGCCGACCTGGCAGCGGCCTACGGCTTCTAG
- a CDS encoding fumarylacetoacetate hydrolase family protein, giving the protein MRFANVKGRASVLAGDRVVDVERASGGRFGADPMHAVSQWDAFRSWAEHVAVTGDTPVLDETDLGPPVPRPSKVFGIGMNYREHAREAGLDIPSSPVVFTKFPSCLSGARADVPLSSGFVDWEVELVVVIGRGGRRIAAGAALSHVAGYCIGQDISDRKVQFTDRPPQFSMGKSFDGYGPLGPALVSIDAFANPDDLAIACDISGELVQSASTSDMIFPVAELIAFLSGVCKLEPGDLIFTGTPAGVGSTRDPRRYLKAGDVIESRIEGIGRLVNRCTAG; this is encoded by the coding sequence ATGCGATTTGCCAACGTGAAGGGCAGGGCGAGCGTTCTCGCCGGCGACCGCGTGGTCGACGTCGAGCGGGCATCCGGGGGGCGCTTCGGTGCCGACCCGATGCACGCGGTCAGCCAATGGGACGCTTTCCGGTCGTGGGCGGAGCACGTCGCCGTTACCGGCGATACGCCGGTGCTGGACGAGACCGATCTGGGTCCGCCCGTACCGCGACCATCGAAGGTTTTCGGCATCGGGATGAACTACCGCGAGCACGCCCGCGAGGCAGGGCTCGACATTCCGTCGTCGCCGGTGGTGTTTACGAAGTTCCCGAGTTGCCTCAGCGGGGCGCGCGCCGACGTGCCGCTATCGTCGGGTTTCGTCGACTGGGAGGTCGAGTTGGTCGTGGTCATCGGCCGCGGCGGGCGGCGCATCGCGGCGGGAGCCGCCCTGTCGCACGTTGCCGGCTACTGCATCGGGCAGGACATTTCCGACCGCAAGGTGCAGTTCACCGATCGGCCGCCGCAGTTCTCGATGGGCAAGTCTTTTGACGGTTACGGTCCGCTGGGGCCGGCGCTGGTATCCATCGACGCCTTTGCCAACCCGGACGACCTCGCCATCGCGTGCGACATCTCCGGCGAGTTGGTACAGTCGGCAAGCACCAGCGACATGATCTTCCCGGTCGCCGAGCTGATCGCCTTCTTGTCCGGCGTGTGCAAGCTCGAACCGGGCGATCTCATCTTCACGGGCACGCCGGCGGGGGTGGGGTCGACGCGCGACCCGCGCCGCTACCTGAAAGCGGGCGACGTCATCGAGAGCCGGATAGAGGGAATCGGCCGGCTCGTGAACCGCTGTACGGCGGGTTAG
- a CDS encoding SDR family oxidoreductase, whose amino-acid sequence MAGSLASHVALVTGGGRGIGRATAVALAAAGCDVVVVARTASEVEATAAAVGRHGVRALALTADLADAEQLDRVAEQATALGPISILINNAGSASGRRPHARMSPSDWTRTLAVCLEAPLRLCRTVLPDMLARHRGCIVNVGSTAALRPRAGEAVYAAAKAGLLAFSRALYAEVRDHGVKVIAVMPGYVDTAFVPPNRRVDRGKFLQPDDVAAAIVAAVASPTRACPTEIVLEPLADPEGSGGRQ is encoded by the coding sequence ATGGCCGGCAGTCTTGCGTCGCACGTGGCCCTCGTCACCGGCGGTGGCCGCGGCATCGGCCGCGCCACTGCCGTGGCTCTCGCCGCCGCCGGTTGCGACGTCGTCGTCGTGGCTCGCACCGCTTCCGAGGTCGAAGCCACAGCCGCCGCGGTAGGGCGGCACGGCGTGCGTGCCCTCGCACTGACCGCCGACCTCGCTGACGCAGAGCAACTCGATCGCGTGGCCGAACAGGCCACCGCGCTCGGGCCGATCTCGATCCTGATCAACAACGCCGGCAGCGCATCGGGGCGCCGTCCGCACGCCCGCATGAGCCCATCGGACTGGACCCGCACTTTGGCCGTCTGCCTCGAAGCTCCGCTGCGCCTCTGCCGGACCGTGCTGCCCGACATGCTCGCTCGCCACCGCGGCTGCATCGTCAACGTCGGCTCGACGGCCGCCCTTCGTCCCCGTGCGGGCGAAGCGGTCTATGCGGCCGCGAAAGCGGGACTGCTGGCCTTCAGCCGTGCCCTGTACGCCGAGGTGCGAGACCACGGCGTCAAGGTGATCGCCGTCATGCCCGGCTACGTCGACACGGCGTTCGTCCCCCCCAACCGGCGCGTGGATCGCGGGAAGTTCCTGCAACCGGATGACGTGGCGGCGGCAATCGTGGCGGCCGTTGCCAGTCCGACTCGCGCATGCCCGACCGAGATCGTGCTGGAGCCGCTGGCGGATCCGGAGGGATCTGGAGGACGCCAATGA
- a CDS encoding acetyl-CoA acetyltransferase, with translation MATPIYVLGGYQTDFGRNWNKENKHIVAMMREAVEGGLAATGIEAREIETGHVGNFAAELYAMQGHLGAFLVDTDPALSGLPTARHEAACASGSIAILAASAEIEAGRYDLAMVVGVEQMKTVDPARGGDFLGTAAWYEREAKGVEFPFPKLFGKLGDEYDKRFGLKDEHLARISAVNYSNAKRNPLAQTRSWYMTEDHAMSTDKFNTVIGGRIKISDCSQVTDGAASLFLASEKAAAAYARKRSIKLDRLPRLLGWGHRTAPIEFSTKVAESKDNPYVLPHTRQAIVDAFRRAGVRDVWGVQGIETHDCFTTSEYMAIDHFGLTRPGESWRAVEEGVIEIGGKMPINPSGGLIGCGHPVGATGTRQVLDAYKQVTGQAGDYQVDGARRFACLNIGGSGTTSCVFVVGYEG, from the coding sequence ATGGCAACCCCCATCTACGTACTCGGCGGATACCAGACCGATTTCGGGCGCAACTGGAACAAAGAGAACAAACACATCGTGGCCATGATGCGCGAGGCCGTCGAAGGCGGGCTCGCCGCAACCGGCATCGAGGCCAGGGAAATCGAGACCGGCCACGTCGGCAACTTCGCCGCCGAGTTGTACGCCATGCAAGGTCATCTGGGCGCCTTTCTGGTCGACACCGACCCGGCCCTCTCCGGCCTGCCCACCGCTCGTCACGAAGCCGCCTGCGCCTCGGGCAGCATCGCCATCCTCGCCGCCAGCGCGGAGATCGAAGCCGGGCGCTACGACCTCGCCATGGTTGTCGGCGTCGAACAGATGAAGACGGTCGACCCCGCCCGCGGCGGCGACTTCCTGGGTACGGCCGCGTGGTACGAACGCGAGGCCAAGGGTGTCGAGTTCCCCTTTCCCAAGCTCTTCGGCAAACTCGGCGACGAGTACGACAAGCGCTTCGGTCTCAAGGACGAACACCTGGCGCGCATCTCCGCGGTCAATTACTCGAACGCCAAGCGCAACCCGCTGGCGCAAACGCGAAGCTGGTACATGACCGAAGACCACGCCATGTCGACCGACAAGTTCAACACCGTCATCGGCGGGCGCATCAAGATCTCCGACTGCTCCCAGGTTACTGACGGAGCCGCCAGCCTCTTCCTCGCCTCCGAAAAGGCGGCCGCCGCCTACGCCAGGAAGCGCTCCATCAAACTGGACCGGCTTCCGAGGTTACTCGGCTGGGGCCATCGCACCGCCCCGATCGAGTTCAGCACGAAGGTGGCGGAGAGCAAGGACAACCCGTACGTGTTGCCGCATACGCGGCAGGCCATCGTCGACGCGTTCCGCCGCGCCGGCGTCCGGGACGTCTGGGGTGTGCAGGGCATCGAGACGCATGACTGCTTCACGACCTCGGAGTACATGGCGATCGACCACTTCGGCCTCACCAGGCCCGGGGAGTCGTGGCGCGCGGTCGAAGAGGGAGTGATAGAAATAGGCGGCAAGATGCCCATCAATCCGAGCGGCGGCCTGATCGGGTGCGGCCACCCGGTCGGCGCCACCGGCACGCGCCAGGTGCTCGATGCCTACAAGCAGGTCACCGGGCAGGCGGGAGATTATCAGGTCGACGGCGCCCGCCGCTTCGCCTGCCTCAACATCGGCGGCAGCGGCACAACCAGTTGCGTGTTTGTGGTTGGGTACGAGGGTTGA
- a CDS encoding 3-hydroxyacyl-CoA dehydrogenase family protein, with amino-acid sequence MIDIKKVVVLGANGTMGAGSGEVFAAGGCEVVFLARSADKAAEGVATAQNMAKSARVADRISVGSYDADLERVCAEADLIFEALAEDLALKKTFFERVDKVRRPESIVATVSSGLSIAAMAEGRSETFKRNFLGMHLFNPPHVIVGTEVIPHTGTDPALVAASVRLLEERFGRVAIVCDDRPAFAGNRVGFKVLNEVAALAETHGPAFVDYLIGPYTGRAMPPLATIDLVGWDVHKAIVDNVYANTRDEAHAQFKMPKFMDNLIGQGHLGNKTPAKGGFFRRVKDGKQTTLFALDPATGHYVESRAHPVQPIPFVEEIRALHRVGRYREAMRVFATASGAEADLARRVVFGYVSYALNRVGDDEVVRQPRDVDLIMGFGFNWAPPTVLVDIVGVAEIRKAIEKYGLPLPKVLAAAKPGEPMFREKFVNVGRFFSA; translated from the coding sequence ATGATCGATATCAAGAAGGTGGTGGTACTGGGTGCCAACGGCACGATGGGTGCGGGCAGTGGCGAGGTCTTCGCTGCCGGCGGGTGCGAAGTCGTGTTTCTCGCGCGCTCCGCCGACAAGGCCGCCGAGGGCGTCGCCACCGCGCAGAACATGGCCAAGTCCGCCCGCGTCGCGGACCGCATCTCCGTCGGCTCTTACGATGCCGACCTCGAACGTGTGTGCGCCGAGGCCGATCTCATCTTCGAGGCCCTGGCGGAAGACCTCGCCCTCAAGAAGACTTTCTTCGAGCGCGTCGACAAGGTGCGCCGGCCGGAATCGATCGTCGCCACCGTCTCCTCGGGTCTCTCCATCGCCGCGATGGCCGAAGGCCGGTCCGAAACGTTCAAGCGCAACTTTCTCGGCATGCACCTCTTCAACCCGCCGCACGTCATCGTCGGCACCGAGGTGATCCCGCACACGGGCACCGATCCGGCCCTCGTGGCGGCCAGCGTGAGACTGCTCGAAGAGCGCTTCGGCCGGGTCGCTATCGTCTGCGACGACAGACCGGCATTCGCCGGCAATCGGGTCGGCTTCAAAGTCCTCAACGAGGTCGCCGCCCTCGCCGAAACCCACGGTCCCGCCTTTGTCGATTACCTGATCGGACCCTATACCGGCCGTGCCATGCCACCCCTGGCCACCATCGACCTGGTCGGTTGGGACGTGCACAAGGCCATCGTCGACAACGTGTACGCCAACACCCGCGACGAAGCGCACGCCCAGTTCAAGATGCCGAAGTTCATGGACAACCTGATCGGGCAGGGGCATCTCGGCAACAAGACCCCCGCCAAGGGCGGCTTCTTCAGGCGCGTCAAAGACGGCAAGCAGACGACCCTGTTCGCGCTCGATCCTGCGACCGGCCACTACGTCGAGTCCAGGGCGCACCCGGTGCAACCGATACCCTTCGTCGAGGAAATCCGCGCCCTGCACCGCGTCGGTCGTTACCGCGAAGCCATGCGGGTGTTTGCGACGGCGTCCGGTGCCGAGGCCGACCTCGCACGGCGGGTCGTCTTCGGGTACGTCAGCTACGCCCTCAACCGCGTCGGCGACGACGAGGTGGTTCGCCAGCCGCGCGACGTCGATCTGATCATGGGTTTCGGCTTCAACTGGGCCCCGCCCACCGTGCTGGTCGATATCGTCGGCGTCGCGGAGATCCGTAAGGCGATCGAGAAGTACGGTCTGCCGCTGCCCAAAGTGCTCGCTGCCGCGAAACCCGGCGAACCGATGTTCCGCGAGAAGTTCGTCAACGTCGGTCGTTTCTTCTCGGCCTAG
- a CDS encoding protein meaA, producing the protein MSKSQEPWLMRTYAGHTDPQAANKLFRTNLAKGQTGLSVAFDLPTQTGYDSDDPMAAGEVGKVGVPICHIADMEQLFAEIPLGKMNTSMTINATAPWLLALYVATAERQGANLRDLRGTTQNDVLKEFLARGTYIFPPEDSLRLTADTIQYTVEHIPKWNPVNICSYHLQEAGATPVQEVAFALANAFAVLDRVSERPGISMPNVVGAISFFVNAGIRFVEELCKMKAFTRLWDRLVQERYGIEDPVKRRLRYGVQVNSLGLTAQQPENNVQRIVLELLAVTLSKEARARSVQLPAWNEALGLPRPWDQQWSLRIQQVLAFETDLLEYERDIFAGSAVIEEKVGEIMDGAVAELERIRKIGDAAEAIEIMKRSLVASHAERQRKIETGELTVVGVNKFTEHETSLLMTGEDSILVVDPEAERQQIERLRTFRSGRNAAQVEAALTALADAAKSGANILPASLRAAHAGVTTGEWSATLRKAFGEYRAPTGLQGATFVGQGEAIDKIRARAAAVARALGHPIRLLVAKPGLDGHSNGAEQVAVRGKEAGLEVIYDGIRLTPEQIAASAADEDVDAVGLSIHSGSHMTLIPKVLELLRAKGVTDVPVVVGGIIPPADHAALKAQGVARIYTPGEATLTEIIGDMVELVAETRARAA; encoded by the coding sequence ATGTCAAAGTCACAAGAGCCCTGGTTGATGCGGACCTATGCGGGCCACACCGACCCGCAGGCGGCGAACAAGTTATTCCGGACGAATCTGGCCAAGGGTCAGACCGGATTGAGCGTGGCTTTCGACCTGCCGACGCAGACGGGTTACGACTCCGACGACCCGATGGCCGCTGGGGAGGTTGGCAAGGTGGGTGTGCCCATTTGCCATATCGCCGACATGGAGCAGCTCTTCGCCGAGATCCCGCTCGGGAAGATGAACACCTCGATGACGATCAATGCCACGGCCCCCTGGCTGCTGGCACTTTACGTCGCCACCGCGGAACGCCAGGGCGCCAACTTGCGGGATCTGCGCGGAACGACCCAGAACGATGTTCTCAAGGAGTTTCTGGCTCGCGGCACGTACATCTTCCCGCCCGAGGACTCGTTGCGTCTGACCGCGGACACCATTCAGTACACGGTCGAGCACATCCCGAAGTGGAACCCGGTGAACATCTGCAGCTATCACCTGCAGGAAGCCGGAGCGACGCCGGTGCAGGAGGTCGCCTTCGCGCTGGCCAACGCCTTCGCCGTGCTCGATCGGGTCAGCGAGCGGCCGGGGATCTCGATGCCGAACGTCGTCGGTGCGATTTCGTTCTTCGTCAATGCGGGCATCCGCTTTGTCGAAGAGCTCTGCAAGATGAAGGCGTTCACGCGCCTGTGGGATCGCCTGGTGCAGGAGAGGTACGGCATCGAGGATCCGGTCAAGCGGCGCCTGCGCTATGGGGTGCAGGTCAACTCGCTCGGATTGACGGCGCAGCAGCCCGAGAACAACGTGCAGCGCATCGTTCTGGAATTGCTGGCGGTCACGCTGTCGAAAGAGGCCCGGGCCCGGTCGGTACAGTTGCCGGCATGGAACGAAGCTCTTGGTTTGCCGCGGCCCTGGGATCAGCAGTGGTCGTTGCGTATCCAGCAGGTGCTGGCGTTCGAGACCGACCTGCTCGAATACGAGCGGGATATCTTCGCGGGGTCGGCGGTCATCGAGGAGAAGGTCGGGGAAATCATGGACGGGGCCGTCGCCGAGCTCGAACGCATTCGGAAGATCGGGGACGCGGCAGAGGCGATCGAGATCATGAAACGCTCCCTGGTCGCGAGTCACGCCGAGCGCCAGCGCAAGATCGAAACCGGCGAGCTGACGGTGGTCGGCGTCAACAAGTTCACCGAACACGAGACCTCGCTGCTCATGACCGGCGAGGACAGTATCCTCGTCGTCGATCCCGAAGCCGAACGGCAGCAGATCGAGCGCTTGCGGACGTTCCGTTCCGGGCGCAACGCCGCGCAGGTCGAAGCGGCGTTGACTGCGCTCGCGGACGCCGCGAAGAGCGGAGCAAATATCCTGCCGGCGTCGCTGCGCGCCGCGCACGCCGGCGTCACCACGGGGGAGTGGTCGGCGACGCTGCGCAAGGCGTTCGGCGAATACCGCGCCCCGACGGGCTTACAGGGCGCTACCTTCGTAGGTCAGGGGGAGGCGATCGACAAGATACGGGCGCGCGCCGCGGCCGTGGCCAGGGCCCTCGGCCACCCGATCCGGCTGCTGGTGGCGAAACCCGGCCTCGACGGGCACTCCAACGGCGCCGAGCAGGTGGCGGTGCGCGGCAAGGAGGCGGGCCTCGAAGTCATCTACGACGGCATTCGACTGACGCCCGAGCAGATCGCCGCTTCCGCCGCTGACGAGGACGTCGATGCGGTCGGCCTGTCGATTCATTCCGGGTCGCACATGACCCTGATTCCGAAGGTCCTGGAGTTGCTGCGGGCCAAGGGCGTTACGGACGTACCGGTGGTCGTTGGGGGCATCATCCCGCCGGCGGACCATGCGGCGCTGAAGGCGCAGGGGGTGGCCCGCATCTACACCCCCGGCGAGGCGACCCTCACCGAAATCATCGGAGACATGGTGGAACTGGTGGCCGAGACGCGCGCGCGGGCGGCCTGA
- a CDS encoding ROK family protein has protein sequence MSERRRIGIDLGGTKIEGVVLDADLRVAVRERIATESSRGYGNIVERVVMLATHLRTHAPEVDIIGIGTPGAVSSRTGRMKNCNTTCLNGEPLREDIEARLGLPVRLENDANCFTLAESLGGAGRGGRVVFGVIMGTGVGGGMVFGGEVWSGPQHLAGEWGHHCLDPAGPQCYCGQRGCVESLISGPAVERQYRARNGSAAPLPEILERARAGESAASETVERFLAHFGRALANVIDIVDPEIVVLGGGLSNIDELYTRGREAVTRCVFNDELRTPIVRNQLGDSAGVIGAALLV, from the coding sequence ATGAGCGAGCGGCGGCGCATTGGCATCGACCTCGGGGGCACCAAGATCGAGGGGGTAGTGCTGGACGCGGACCTGCGGGTGGCAGTCAGGGAACGCATCGCCACCGAGAGTAGCCGGGGATACGGCAACATCGTCGAGCGCGTGGTCATGTTGGCCACGCACCTGCGCACGCATGCACCGGAGGTCGATATCATCGGCATTGGCACGCCGGGCGCGGTGTCGAGCCGTACCGGCCGCATGAAGAACTGCAACACCACGTGTCTCAACGGGGAACCTCTGCGGGAAGACATCGAGGCGCGATTAGGCCTGCCGGTGCGCCTCGAGAACGACGCCAACTGCTTCACCCTGGCGGAAAGCCTGGGCGGCGCCGGCCGGGGAGGGCGGGTCGTGTTCGGTGTGATCATGGGCACCGGGGTCGGTGGCGGTATGGTCTTCGGCGGAGAGGTATGGTCAGGCCCGCAACACCTGGCCGGAGAGTGGGGGCACCATTGCCTCGATCCGGCGGGTCCGCAGTGTTACTGCGGGCAACGCGGTTGCGTCGAAAGCCTGATTTCGGGTCCCGCGGTCGAACGCCAGTACCGGGCACGGAATGGCAGCGCGGCGCCGTTACCGGAGATCCTCGAACGAGCCCGGGCCGGCGAGTCCGCGGCGTCGGAAACCGTAGAGCGCTTTCTCGCTCATTTCGGTCGCGCCCTGGCCAATGTCATCGACATCGTCGATCCGGAGATCGTCGTCCTCGGCGGGGGACTGTCGAACATCGACGAACTGTACACGCGCGGGCGCGAGGCCGTGACGCGGTGCGTGTTCAACGACGAATTGCGCACCCCCATCGTGCGCAATCAGCTCGGCGACTCGGCCGGCGTCATCGGCGCCGCGCTGCTGGTGTAG